From one Streptomyces sp. R41 genomic stretch:
- a CDS encoding acetyl-CoA C-acetyltransferase has product MPEAVIVSAARSPIGRAFKGSLKDVRPDDLTATIIQTALAKVPELDPKDIDDLMLGCGLPGGEQGHNLGRIVAVQMGMDHLPGCTITRYCSSSLQTSRMALHAIKAGEGDVFISAGVEMVSRSVKGTSDGLPDTHNPFFADAEARTVAVAQTEGSTWHDPREDGLVPDAYIAMGQTAENLARLKGVTRQDMDEFGVRSQNLAEEAIKNGFWEREITPITTPDGTVVSKDDGPRAGVTLEGVQGLKPVFRPDGMVTAGNCCPLNDGAAALVIMSDTKARELGLTPLARIVSTGVTGLSPEIMGLGPVEASKQALRRAGLTVDDIDLFEINEAFAAQVIPSYRDLNIPLDKLNVNGGAIAVGHPFGMTGARITGTLINSLQFHDKQFGLETMCVGGGQGMAMVIERLS; this is encoded by the coding sequence ATGCCCGAAGCCGTGATCGTCTCAGCCGCCCGCTCCCCGATCGGCCGCGCCTTCAAGGGGTCCCTGAAGGACGTACGCCCCGACGACCTGACCGCCACGATCATCCAGACCGCCCTCGCCAAGGTCCCCGAGCTGGACCCGAAGGACATCGACGACCTGATGCTCGGCTGCGGCCTCCCCGGCGGCGAGCAGGGCCACAACCTCGGCCGCATCGTGGCCGTACAGATGGGCATGGACCACCTCCCGGGGTGCACCATCACCCGTTACTGCTCCTCCTCCCTCCAGACCTCCCGCATGGCCCTGCACGCCATCAAGGCGGGCGAGGGCGACGTCTTCATCTCGGCGGGCGTGGAGATGGTGTCGCGGTCCGTCAAGGGCACCTCCGACGGGCTCCCGGACACCCACAACCCCTTCTTCGCCGACGCGGAGGCCCGCACCGTCGCCGTGGCACAGACGGAGGGCTCGACCTGGCACGACCCGCGCGAGGACGGCCTCGTCCCGGACGCGTACATCGCGATGGGCCAGACCGCCGAGAACCTGGCCCGTCTGAAGGGCGTCACCCGCCAGGACATGGACGAGTTCGGCGTCCGCTCGCAGAACCTCGCCGAGGAAGCCATCAAGAACGGCTTCTGGGAGCGCGAGATCACCCCGATCACGACCCCCGACGGCACGGTCGTCAGCAAGGACGACGGCCCGCGCGCGGGCGTGACGCTGGAAGGCGTCCAGGGCCTGAAGCCCGTCTTCCGCCCGGACGGCATGGTCACGGCCGGCAACTGCTGCCCGCTCAACGACGGCGCCGCCGCGCTCGTCATCATGAGCGACACCAAGGCCCGCGAGCTGGGCCTCACCCCGCTCGCCCGCATCGTCTCGACCGGCGTCACCGGCCTCTCTCCCGAGATCATGGGCCTCGGCCCGGTGGAGGCGTCGAAGCAGGCCCTCCGGCGTGCCGGCCTCACCGTCGACGACATCGACCTGTTCGAGATCAACGAGGCGTTCGCCGCCCAGGTGATCCCGAGCTACCGCGACCTGAACATCCCGCTGGACAAGCTGAACGTGAACGGCGGCGCCATCGCCGTCGGCCACCCCTTCGGCATGACCGGCGCCCGCATCACCGGCACGCTCATCAACAGCCTCCAGTTCCACGACAAGCAGTTCGGCCTGGAGACGATGTGCGTCGGCGGCGGCCAGGGCATGGCGATGGTCATCGAGCGCCTCAGCTGA
- a CDS encoding amidohydrolase yields MPTDVHQHIWPPAFIELLRARTTPPYLDGWTLHLEGEPPYEVDPADHDIAARTELARADGLDLALVSLSSPLGIEYLAPAEAGELLTAFHDGALALPAPFGAWASPCLTAPDPEAVARELSRGCVGLQLPATALLDAPGWDRCAPHLDVLTRHDKPLFIHPGAAPPTPDAPPWWPALVPYLHQMHASWFAFRAFGRARHPRLRVCFAALAGLAPLHGERLAARGGGRGEIDFDAFYETSSYGTRAVDALVRAVGIDVVVTGSDRPYATPVIPDLGADAAVHALRTVNPARLLRGHA; encoded by the coding sequence GTGCCCACCGACGTCCACCAGCACATCTGGCCGCCCGCCTTCATCGAGCTGCTGCGTGCCCGCACCACGCCGCCGTACCTCGACGGCTGGACCCTGCATCTGGAGGGCGAGCCGCCGTACGAGGTCGACCCGGCCGACCACGACATCGCGGCCCGCACCGAGCTGGCCCGCGCCGACGGCCTCGACCTGGCCCTGGTCTCCCTGTCCAGCCCGCTGGGCATCGAGTACCTGGCGCCCGCCGAGGCCGGGGAACTCCTGACCGCCTTCCACGACGGCGCCCTCGCCCTCCCCGCACCTTTCGGCGCCTGGGCCTCGCCCTGTCTGACGGCACCGGACCCGGAGGCGGTCGCCCGCGAGCTGAGCCGCGGCTGCGTGGGGCTCCAACTCCCCGCCACGGCCCTGCTCGACGCGCCCGGCTGGGACCGCTGCGCCCCTCACCTCGACGTCCTCACCCGCCACGACAAGCCCCTCTTCATCCACCCGGGCGCCGCGCCGCCCACCCCCGACGCCCCGCCGTGGTGGCCCGCCCTGGTCCCCTACCTGCACCAGATGCACGCGTCCTGGTTCGCCTTCCGCGCCTTCGGCCGCGCCCGGCACCCGCGCCTGCGCGTCTGTTTCGCCGCCCTCGCGGGCCTGGCCCCGCTGCACGGCGAACGGCTCGCGGCCCGTGGCGGAGGGCGCGGCGAGATCGACTTCGACGCCTTCTACGAGACGTCGTCCTACGGAACGCGCGCCGTGGACGCGCTCGTCCGGGCCGTCGGCATCGACGTGGTCGTCACCGGCAGCGACCGCCCCTACGCAACCCCCGTCATCCCCGACCTCGGCGCGGACGCCGCCGTCCACGCCCTGCGCACCGTCAACCCCGCCCGTCTGCTGCGCGGCCACGCCTGA
- a CDS encoding cytosine permease: MAELVEQRSIDVVPDGERHGTAFSQFTLWLGANLQITAVVTGALAVVFGGDVVWSIVGLLIGNLLGGAVMALHSAQGPKLGLPQMIQSRAQFGVRGAVVPLLLVIVMYVGFFASGSVLAGQAVGELTHTGDTTGIVVFAAVTAVTAAVGYRVIHALGRVASVICALAFVYLGIRLLDRADVGALLGDAHFSLPMFLLAMSLSASWQLAFGPYVADYSRYLPRTTSGRATFWWTLSGSAVGSQWSMTFGVLVAATAGEKFLASQVGYVVALGGTGLVASFFYFVIALGKLTINVLNTYGGFMSMVTGISGFRGQRVLSRRGRAAYIGLIMVAGTAVALLGKDSFLSSFKDFLLFLLTFFTPWSAINLVDYYLISKERYDIPALFDPNGRYGAWRWDALGVYAAGLLAQLPFLATSFYTGPLVEPLGGADVSWIVGLAVPALLYWLVARRNTAHIPERTAYPPVPDQEPVSPRR, from the coding sequence ATGGCGGAACTGGTGGAGCAGCGCTCGATCGATGTCGTGCCGGACGGCGAACGGCACGGCACCGCCTTTTCCCAGTTCACGTTGTGGCTCGGAGCCAACCTCCAGATCACCGCCGTGGTCACCGGCGCGCTCGCGGTCGTCTTCGGCGGTGACGTGGTCTGGTCGATCGTCGGGCTGCTGATCGGCAATCTGCTCGGCGGTGCGGTCATGGCGCTGCACTCGGCACAGGGCCCCAAGCTCGGACTGCCCCAAATGATCCAGTCCCGCGCGCAGTTCGGGGTGCGCGGAGCCGTTGTCCCGCTGCTCCTCGTGATCGTGATGTACGTCGGCTTCTTCGCCAGCGGCAGCGTGCTGGCCGGTCAGGCGGTCGGCGAGCTGACACACACCGGCGACACGACCGGAATCGTGGTCTTCGCCGCCGTCACGGCGGTGACGGCCGCGGTCGGCTACCGGGTCATCCACGCCCTCGGCCGGGTGGCGAGCGTGATCTGCGCGCTCGCCTTCGTGTATCTCGGGATACGGCTGCTGGACCGGGCCGACGTCGGCGCGCTGCTCGGCGACGCCCACTTCTCGCTGCCCATGTTCCTGCTGGCCATGTCGCTGTCCGCGTCCTGGCAGCTGGCCTTCGGGCCGTACGTCGCCGACTACTCGCGCTATCTGCCGCGTACGACGTCGGGGCGGGCCACCTTCTGGTGGACCCTGTCGGGCTCGGCCGTCGGCTCGCAGTGGTCGATGACCTTCGGGGTGCTCGTCGCGGCCACCGCGGGCGAGAAGTTCCTTGCGAGCCAGGTCGGTTACGTCGTCGCCCTCGGCGGTACCGGCCTCGTCGCGTCCTTCTTCTACTTCGTGATCGCGCTCGGCAAGCTGACCATCAACGTGCTCAACACGTACGGCGGCTTCATGTCGATGGTCACCGGTATCAGCGGCTTCCGGGGGCAGCGGGTGCTCTCGCGGCGCGGCCGGGCGGCGTACATCGGTCTGATCATGGTGGCCGGCACGGCGGTCGCCCTGCTCGGCAAGGACAGCTTCCTGTCCTCGTTCAAGGACTTCCTCCTCTTCCTGCTGACCTTCTTCACGCCGTGGTCGGCGATCAACCTGGTCGACTACTACCTGATCTCGAAGGAGCGGTACGACATCCCGGCCCTCTTCGACCCCAACGGCCGCTACGGAGCGTGGCGCTGGGACGCGCTCGGGGTGTACGCGGCGGGGCTGCTCGCCCAGCTTCCCTTCCTCGCGACGAGCTTCTACACGGGCCCGTTGGTGGAGCCGCTGGGCGGTGCGGACGTGTCGTGGATCGTGGGTCTGGCCGTACCGGCGCTGCTGTATTGGCTGGTCGCACGGCGCAACACGGCGCACATCCCGGAGCGGACGGCGTATCCGCCGGTTCCCGATCAAGAGCCGGTATCGCCGCGGCGATGA
- a CDS encoding SulP family inorganic anion transporter: MKRSPALTRALSVLPAPADFLSMTRAPRRDLLCGLTVAVVALPLALGFGVTSGLGAASGLVTAIVAGALAALFGGSARQVSGPTGAMTVVLVPIVHEYGADGVLTVGLIAGVMLLALAFARAGAAMAYVPAPVIAGFTVGIACVIALQQVPSALGVPVPGGDQVAAVAARAAEEFGRGPQWAALALSLGAAAVMLAGARWRPGVPFSLVAVAAATLVAEGLGLHVARIGSLPASLPAPSLAFFDVSRVPSLLAPAAAVAALAALESLLSASVADGMRPGERHDPGKELFGQGIANLAAPLFGGVPATGAIARTAVNVRTGAASRLAALTHAVILAGIVAAAAPLVARIPLASLAGVLLATAVRMVETDAVRAMARATRGDALVLALTAFATLALDLVRAVLLGLAVSVLLALRAAVRGTRLTPAAGDEGPGCAEVTYRFDGPLLFAAAHRFRRSLADVHGVSAVDLRMSGLTAVDATGALALKDAVGDLRGRGIEVRITGVERGHRKVLESLGVLPSGAQPSSNRGAIPSASGASAP, from the coding sequence ATGAAGCGATCCCCCGCCCTTACCCGGGCCCTGTCCGTTCTCCCCGCCCCCGCCGACTTCCTTTCCATGACTCGTGCCCCACGGCGCGACCTCCTCTGTGGGCTCACGGTCGCCGTGGTTGCCCTACCGCTCGCGCTCGGGTTCGGGGTGACCTCCGGGCTCGGGGCCGCGTCCGGACTGGTCACCGCGATCGTCGCGGGGGCGCTGGCCGCGCTGTTCGGTGGGTCGGCGAGACAAGTCAGTGGGCCCACGGGGGCGATGACCGTCGTGCTCGTGCCGATCGTCCACGAGTACGGCGCCGACGGGGTGCTGACCGTCGGGCTGATCGCCGGAGTGATGCTGCTGGCGCTCGCGTTCGCGCGGGCGGGGGCCGCGATGGCGTACGTGCCGGCGCCCGTGATCGCCGGATTCACCGTCGGCATCGCCTGTGTGATCGCGTTGCAGCAGGTGCCGTCGGCGCTGGGCGTACCCGTACCGGGCGGCGACCAGGTCGCCGCGGTGGCGGCGCGGGCGGCGGAGGAGTTCGGGCGGGGCCCGCAGTGGGCGGCGCTCGCGCTGTCGCTGGGGGCGGCGGCGGTGATGCTGGCGGGGGCCCGCTGGCGGCCCGGCGTGCCCTTCTCCCTCGTCGCCGTGGCCGCCGCGACCCTCGTCGCGGAGGGGCTCGGATTGCACGTGGCCCGGATCGGCAGCCTGCCCGCCTCCCTCCCGGCTCCCTCCCTCGCCTTCTTCGACGTCTCCCGCGTGCCGTCCCTCCTCGCGCCCGCCGCCGCGGTCGCCGCCCTCGCCGCGCTGGAGTCCCTCCTGTCCGCCTCCGTGGCGGACGGCATGCGCCCCGGTGAGCGCCACGACCCCGGCAAGGAACTCTTCGGCCAAGGCATCGCCAACCTCGCGGCCCCGCTGTTCGGCGGCGTACCGGCGACGGGAGCCATCGCGCGTACGGCGGTGAACGTCCGTACCGGCGCGGCCTCCCGCCTCGCGGCGCTCACGCACGCGGTGATCCTCGCCGGGATCGTCGCGGCGGCGGCCCCGCTGGTGGCACGGATCCCGCTGGCCTCGCTGGCGGGAGTGCTGCTCGCCACCGCCGTACGGATGGTGGAGACGGACGCCGTACGGGCGATGGCGCGCGCCACCCGCGGGGACGCCCTCGTGCTGGCGCTCACCGCGTTCGCGACGCTCGCCCTCGACCTGGTGCGGGCGGTGCTGCTGGGCCTCGCGGTGTCCGTGCTGCTCGCCCTGCGCGCGGCGGTCCGGGGCACCCGGCTCACCCCCGCCGCGGGCGACGAGGGGCCGGGGTGCGCGGAGGTCACGTATCGCTTCGACGGGCCGCTGCTCTTCGCCGCGGCCCACCGTTTCCGGCGCAGCCTCGCGGATGTGCACGGGGTGTCGGCGGTCGACCTGCGGATGTCGGGGCTGACGGCGGTCGACGCGACGGGCGCGCTGGCGCTGAAGGACGCGGTGGGGGATCTGCGGGGCCGGGGCATCGAGGTCCGCATCACCGGAGTCGAACGGGGTCACCGCAAGGTCCTGGAGTCCCTCGGCGTGCTGCCCTCGGGGGCGCAGCCCAGTTCCAACAGGGGGGCTATCCCCAGTGCCTCGGGGGCCTCGGCTCCCTAA
- a CDS encoding SGNH/GDSL hydrolase family protein has product MSSLSRARVARRIAAGAAYGGGGIGLVGAAAVGLLLAEVQLAKRHVGNGHSHAPRADGLYGYAYTGPDDPPLRLTMLGDSTAAGQGVHRARQTPGALLASGLAAVAEQPVELCNVALPGAQSDDLDRQVALALADTSRVPDICVIMIGANDVTHRMPPTRSVRHLSSAVRRLRTAGAEVVVGTCPDLGTVEQVQQPLRWLARRASRQLAAAQTIGTIEQGGRTVSLGDLLGPEFEANPRELFGPDNYHPSAEGYATAAMAVLPTVCAALGLWPAEEERPDVSRREGFLPVARAAAEAASEPGTEVTAAMPTGPRGPWALLKRRRRRRLPATDPAPAPST; this is encoded by the coding sequence ATGTCGAGCTTGTCGAGAGCGAGGGTGGCCCGGCGCATCGCGGCGGGCGCGGCGTACGGCGGCGGCGGAATCGGCCTGGTCGGGGCGGCCGCCGTCGGACTGCTACTGGCCGAGGTGCAGCTGGCGAAACGCCACGTCGGCAACGGACACAGTCACGCACCCCGGGCGGACGGCCTGTACGGCTACGCGTACACCGGTCCTGACGATCCGCCCCTCCGCCTGACGATGCTCGGCGACTCCACGGCCGCGGGCCAGGGCGTGCACCGGGCCCGCCAGACACCGGGCGCGCTGCTGGCCTCCGGGCTCGCGGCGGTGGCCGAACAGCCGGTGGAGCTGTGCAACGTGGCGCTGCCCGGGGCGCAGTCGGACGACCTGGACCGCCAGGTGGCGCTCGCCCTCGCGGACACCTCGCGGGTGCCCGACATCTGCGTGATCATGATCGGCGCGAACGATGTGACGCACCGGATGCCGCCGACGCGTTCGGTGCGTCATCTGTCCTCGGCGGTACGGCGGCTGCGCACGGCCGGTGCGGAGGTGGTGGTCGGCACCTGTCCCGACCTGGGGACGGTCGAGCAGGTCCAGCAGCCGTTGCGGTGGCTGGCGCGGCGGGCGTCCCGCCAGCTCGCGGCCGCGCAGACGATCGGCACGATCGAGCAGGGGGGCCGTACGGTGTCGCTGGGCGACCTGCTGGGCCCCGAGTTCGAGGCGAATCCGCGGGAGCTGTTCGGGCCCGACAACTACCACCCCTCCGCGGAGGGGTACGCCACGGCGGCGATGGCGGTGCTCCCGACGGTCTGTGCGGCGCTGGGCCTCTGGCCGGCGGAGGAGGAGCGCCCGGACGTCTCGCGTCGCGAGGGCTTCCTGCCCGTGGCCCGCGCGGCCGCCGAGGCAGCCTCGGAGCCCGGCACAGAGGTCACCGCCGCCATGCCCACGGGCCCGCGCGGCCCCTGGGCTCTCCTGAAGCGCCGCCGGCGCCGCCGCCTCCCCGCCACGGACCCGGCTCCGGCCCCGTCCACCTGA
- a CDS encoding LacI family DNA-binding transcriptional regulator — protein sequence MARPNKRTTLREVAEATGLSTAAVSYALRGKHVSKETEERVRKAAAELGYEADPIARALASGRTSMVGVLAGDLQDLWQQQLMAAIGRELLAGDRYALILDAGGDPDRELALAKQLRDQRVDALLVSPVNPSAEGWAAIADALPVVAVGDSLSAARTAGQVIFDNRAGIDAVLEYLHGLGHRRVTVLTPTRPSTPDRPADVYVREAADRLGLRAELVPCPQELGEATVVARRVLDGARPATAVFCFSDSLAYGVYAAAAEASLEVGRDVSVVGFDDHPVSRVLTPPLTTVDWGLAEIAAEAARLTVAAIEGKRVRKKRILCAPRMSERGSAVRV from the coding sequence ATGGCCAGGCCCAACAAGCGCACCACCCTCCGGGAGGTGGCCGAGGCCACGGGCCTCTCCACCGCCGCCGTCTCCTATGCCCTGCGCGGCAAGCATGTCTCGAAGGAGACCGAGGAGCGGGTACGCAAGGCCGCCGCCGAGCTCGGCTACGAGGCCGACCCCATCGCGCGCGCCCTCGCCAGCGGCCGCACCAGCATGGTCGGCGTCCTCGCGGGCGACCTCCAGGACCTGTGGCAGCAGCAGCTCATGGCCGCTATTGGCCGGGAACTCCTTGCCGGCGACCGCTACGCGCTGATCCTTGACGCGGGCGGCGACCCCGACCGCGAGCTGGCCCTCGCCAAGCAGCTGCGCGACCAGCGCGTCGACGCGCTGCTGGTGTCTCCCGTCAACCCCTCGGCCGAGGGCTGGGCCGCGATCGCCGACGCGCTGCCGGTGGTGGCCGTCGGCGACTCGCTCAGTGCCGCCCGCACCGCCGGACAGGTCATCTTCGACAACAGGGCCGGCATCGACGCCGTACTGGAGTACCTGCACGGCCTCGGTCACCGCCGGGTGACCGTACTGACCCCGACCCGCCCGAGTACGCCGGACCGCCCCGCCGACGTATATGTCCGCGAGGCCGCCGACCGCCTCGGCCTGCGGGCCGAACTGGTCCCCTGCCCTCAGGAGCTGGGCGAGGCGACGGTGGTGGCACGGCGCGTCCTGGACGGCGCGCGCCCCGCGACCGCCGTCTTCTGCTTCTCCGACTCCCTCGCGTACGGGGTGTACGCGGCCGCGGCCGAGGCATCGCTCGAAGTCGGCCGCGACGTCTCCGTGGTCGGCTTCGACGATCACCCCGTCTCACGCGTCCTCACGCCGCCGCTGACCACCGTCGACTGGGGGCTCGCCGAGATCGCCGCGGAGGCGGCCCGACTGACCGTCGCGGCGATCGAGGGGAAGCGGGTGCGGAAGAAGCGGATTCTTTGCGCGCCCCGGATGAGTGAGCGGGGGTCGGCGGTGCGGGTGTAG
- a CDS encoding carbonic anhydrase: protein MPSNRRAFLAATTAALTATPAASAAAAPHPHPHPTTARGALAELLAGNRRYAAGRSRHPHEGSARRHVLAAEQHPFAVVVGCVDSRVPPELVFDQGLGDLLCIRTAGQVLDEAVLGSVQYGVEVLHIPLVLVLGHERCGAVAATLAHLRDGTPVPGHLRLLVDEIMPAARRTWGRPGDWADLTVRAHAAWVRDAIRADPAFASAEVAAARFDLDSGRVAVLP from the coding sequence ATGCCCTCGAACCGCAGGGCCTTTCTGGCGGCGACCACCGCCGCGCTCACCGCGACGCCGGCCGCTTCGGCCGCCGCCGCGCCGCATCCACACCCACATCCGACGACCGCCCGTGGGGCCCTCGCCGAACTCCTCGCGGGCAACCGGAGGTACGCCGCCGGACGTTCGCGTCATCCGCACGAGGGGAGTGCTCGGCGGCATGTCCTCGCCGCCGAGCAGCACCCGTTCGCGGTTGTCGTCGGGTGCGTCGACTCCCGTGTGCCGCCCGAGCTGGTCTTCGACCAGGGGCTCGGGGATCTGCTCTGCATAAGGACCGCCGGCCAGGTGCTGGACGAGGCGGTGCTCGGGTCCGTCCAGTACGGGGTCGAGGTTCTGCACATTCCGTTGGTGCTCGTGCTGGGGCACGAGCGGTGCGGGGCCGTTGCGGCGACGCTCGCGCATCTCCGCGACGGGACGCCCGTGCCGGGGCATCTCCGGTTGTTGGTGGACGAGATCATGCCTGCGGCCCGGCGGACCTGGGGTCGGCCCGGGGACTGGGCCGATCTCACCGTGCGGGCGCATGCGGCGTGGGTGCGGGACGCCATCCGGGCGGACCCGGCGTTCGCCTCTGCCGAGGTGGCTGCCGCGCGGTTCGATCTCGACAGCGGGCGGGTTGCCGTGCTGCCGTGA
- a CDS encoding cystathionine beta-synthase, which produces MQFHDSMISLVGNTPLVRLNNVTAGIQATVLAKVEYFNPGGSVKDRIALRMIEAAEESGALKPGGTIVEPTSGNTGVGLAIVAQQKGYKCIFVCPDKVSTDKINVLRAYGAEVVVCPTAVDPEHPDSYYNVSDRLVRETPGAWKPDQYSNPNNPLSHYHSTGPELWEQTEGKITHFVAGVGTGGTISGTGRYLKDASDGKVQVIGADPEGSVYSGGSGRPYLVEGVGEDFWPTAYDRTVADEIVAVSDKDSFQMTRRLAKEEGLLVGGSCGMAVVAALRVAERLGPDDVVVVLLPDSGRGYLSKIFNDEWMADYGFLEDSGPSARVADVLNDKAPGAIPSLVHMHPDETVGQAIEVLREYGVSQMPIVKPGAGHPDVMAAEVVGSVVERELLDALFTKRASLEDPLEKHMSAPLPQVGSGEPVGDLMSVLGSADAAIVLVEGKPTGVVSRQDLLSFLAKGGAKQ; this is translated from the coding sequence GTGCAATTCCACGACTCGATGATCAGTCTCGTCGGCAACACCCCGCTGGTGAGGCTCAACAACGTGACCGCGGGCATCCAGGCGACCGTCCTGGCGAAGGTTGAGTACTTCAACCCCGGCGGCTCCGTGAAGGACCGCATCGCCCTGCGCATGATCGAGGCCGCGGAGGAGAGCGGCGCCCTCAAGCCGGGGGGCACGATTGTCGAGCCCACCAGTGGAAACACGGGCGTCGGCCTCGCGATCGTCGCTCAGCAGAAGGGGTACAAGTGCATCTTCGTGTGCCCCGACAAGGTGAGCACCGACAAGATCAATGTGCTGCGCGCGTACGGCGCCGAGGTCGTCGTCTGCCCCACCGCCGTCGATCCCGAGCACCCGGACTCGTACTACAACGTCTCCGACCGGCTGGTGCGCGAGACGCCCGGCGCCTGGAAGCCGGACCAGTACTCCAACCCCAACAACCCCCTCTCGCACTATCACTCCACCGGCCCCGAGCTGTGGGAGCAGACGGAGGGGAAGATCACCCACTTCGTGGCGGGTGTGGGGACGGGCGGGACCATCTCCGGCACGGGGCGGTACCTGAAGGACGCCAGTGACGGCAAGGTCCAGGTGATCGGCGCCGACCCGGAGGGGTCGGTGTACTCCGGCGGCTCCGGACGGCCATATCTCGTCGAGGGCGTCGGCGAGGACTTCTGGCCGACCGCGTACGACCGGACCGTCGCCGACGAGATCGTCGCCGTGTCCGACAAGGACTCCTTCCAGATGACGCGGCGGCTCGCGAAGGAAGAGGGGCTGCTCGTGGGCGGCTCCTGCGGCATGGCCGTCGTGGCGGCGCTGCGGGTCGCCGAGCGGCTGGGCCCGGACGATGTCGTGGTCGTCCTCCTTCCCGACAGCGGGCGCGGCTACCTCAGCAAGATCTTCAACGACGAGTGGATGGCCGACTACGGGTTCCTGGAGGACTCCGGCCCGAGCGCGCGCGTCGCCGACGTACTGAACGACAAGGCGCCCGGCGCCATCCCCTCCCTCGTCCACATGCACCCGGACGAGACCGTCGGCCAGGCCATCGAGGTGCTGCGCGAGTACGGCGTCTCGCAGATGCCGATCGTCAAGCCGGGCGCCGGGCACCCGGACGTGATGGCCGCCGAGGTCGTCGGGTCCGTCGTGGAACGCGAGCTGCTCGACGCGCTGTTCACCAAGAGGGCCTCCCTGGAGGACCCGCTGGAGAAGCACATGTCGGCGCCGCTGCCGCAGGTCGGCTCCGGCGAGCCGGTCGGCGACCTGATGTCCGTGCTCGGCAGCGCCGACGCCGCGATCGTCCTCGTCGAGGGCAAGCCCACCGGCGTCGTCAGCCGCCAGGACCTGCTCTCCTTCCTCGCCAAGGGCGGCGCCAAGCAGTAG
- a CDS encoding DUF1330 domain-containing protein, whose amino-acid sequence MSAYAICNLFPTGLNEDILTYIEQVQDTFAAFGGRFLVHGARAEVVEGEWPGDIVVVEFPDMDSIKAWYASPAYQEILPLRKDHIEGNLLFVDGVAADYDAKKTAAELRAVMAPGR is encoded by the coding sequence ATGTCCGCGTACGCGATATGCAACCTGTTCCCGACCGGCCTGAACGAGGACATCCTGACCTACATCGAACAGGTCCAGGACACCTTCGCCGCGTTCGGCGGCCGGTTCCTCGTTCATGGCGCCCGGGCCGAAGTGGTGGAGGGGGAATGGCCGGGTGACATCGTCGTCGTCGAGTTCCCCGACATGGACAGCATCAAGGCGTGGTACGCGTCCCCCGCGTATCAGGAGATCCTGCCGCTGCGCAAAGACCACATCGAGGGCAACTTGTTGTTCGTGGACGGCGTTGCGGCCGACTACGACGCGAAGAAGACAGCGGCGGAGCTCAGGGCGGTGATGGCGCCGGGCCGATGA
- a CDS encoding cysteine dioxygenase family protein: MTYEALPHRTLDKRELQALVDDLAVRPDLWREQVAFSDEERHYASLYRDEYVDVWLLCWTRQNDTGWHDHDISSGAVAVVQGALNESNPRIGGSHVSVTVGAGESFHFGPEHIHRLTGATDDAVSIHAYSPPLWRLGQYDITDDGLMRRISVSYADELRPLDTPAA, translated from the coding sequence ATGACGTACGAGGCCCTGCCGCACCGCACGCTCGACAAGCGCGAACTCCAGGCGCTTGTCGACGATCTCGCCGTCCGCCCCGACCTCTGGCGCGAACAGGTCGCCTTCTCCGACGAGGAGCGGCACTACGCGTCCCTGTACCGCGACGAGTACGTCGACGTCTGGCTGCTGTGCTGGACCCGGCAGAACGACACCGGCTGGCACGACCACGACATCTCCTCCGGCGCGGTCGCCGTCGTCCAGGGCGCGCTGAACGAGTCCAACCCGCGCATAGGCGGCAGCCATGTGTCCGTCACCGTCGGCGCGGGCGAGTCGTTCCACTTCGGCCCCGAGCACATCCACCGCCTCACCGGCGCCACCGACGACGCGGTCTCGATCCACGCGTACTCGCCGCCGCTGTGGCGCCTCGGCCAGTACGACATCACCGACGACGGTCTGATGCGCCGGATCTCCGTCTCGTACGCCGACGAACTGCGTCCGCTGGACACTCCGGCCGCCTGA
- a CDS encoding DUF4287 domain-containing protein, translated as MSQVFSEETHRNLLARIPHCTGREVSDWLRTVDEGPALFRFEEKVSWLRAEHNLAYGHAKAIIHEYDLRRAARKLL; from the coding sequence ATGTCCCAAGTCTTCTCCGAGGAGACCCATCGCAATCTGCTCGCCCGCATCCCCCACTGCACCGGTCGTGAAGTCTCCGACTGGCTTCGCACCGTCGACGAAGGCCCCGCTCTCTTCCGCTTCGAGGAGAAGGTCAGCTGGCTCCGCGCCGAGCACAATCTCGCGTACGGCCACGCCAAGGCGATCATTCACGAGTACGACCTGAGGAGGGCCGCGCGCAAACTGCTCTGA